GGTAAGAAAAAGTCCGAAACAATTACATCTGTGATGCTAGATGGACAATTGGACATCTCTCAACCTATACCCTTGTAGAGTATTCAATTCGGTTAAGATGAGTCATTACATGAACTGCCATATTGGCTTTTCTAAACACTGCTAAAGGCAGGATTTATAGGGAAGAGGTTAAGAATACCCTTTGATACCAGAATACCTCTACCAAATAAGTACTGTCACGGAAGAAAAGACAGTTATGCTCCAACCTAAGCATCCAAATCACCAGCTTACCTCCATAAATGTGATCCTCCGAAGCACCTCCTACTTTTTACTTCTTCAAAAACTTATCCACCTCACCTGCATAGGGCCAACAACCGAGCAGAAAACACTCGAACTCCCTTTTTAAACCAAAAGACCTATCGCCATAAAACACCAGTTACCTCGTAGTGAAGGATGAGATGAGTACTACCACACTACAACTTTGAAACatgatataaaaacaataacggACAAAGCTCTAGTTGGCCAGACACACCTACAATTATCTAGTGTGCCAAGTTATTGTCCAAACAAAAGTCTTATTCCTTCATACAAGAAGTTGCATTCCAGGTGAAATAAGAAACATGAGATACCATAAATTCTGTATACAACACAAGTGTCTGTAAAAGGATTTGTATGGAACGGAGGAATTAGCAAGAATGATTTCAAGATCAGGATTATCCAATAATCGCAATAGGGGGCGCATCACTCATATCCCGTTCTGGCAGATTGCACCTAAATTGGAGGTTCTGAGACAAATTACAGCCTTTTTAAATCAAAAGTGTAGAATAAGAGCACACCGTAAGGTAGATAAGTGACAAAGTCCAAGAAAAGAATGTAAAAAAGGAGCTCTCCTTGCCCAGATTCCTCATAAAACACCACATAAGCCCTATTACAGAATTACCCACCTGAAAGTTGACCACGGAGATACCATGGAGATGGATTTGAGCAGGACAGTACAGAAAAACTTAGCACCAGCGGAAGTACCCAAACGATAAACGTGCGTAATGATTGAACTTACTCTTGATTATCCTGCGGCCAGTGGCGGACCTTGAATGGTTTTAGGAGGGGGGCCGGTAGAACaaattaagcaatatactatATAATTGtacaattatacacaaattttagggggggccgtaactaaaaatacactacaaaaaatttCGGCCGGGGGGTCCACCCCAGCCACAACAAAGATCCGCCCCTGCCTGTGGCAACTGGCAAAGGACCACATCCAAATCGAAACTTCACAAGAATCACAGCTACTTCCCCAGTCCCGACAAGAAAGTGAAATTCTCAGTCATCACATTCCCTACACCAAAACCCACTCCTCCTAGGGAAACAAAACAAACCCCGAGCAAGCAGATAATTCTTCCCTTCCCTATCCAAACATTCCACAGTGACCAAACTATAAACCTCTGTAAATTGTAAAAacttttctaagttctaacttGCTAACCACCCACGCCAATAACTTAAAAAGGATACTAGACAGTAAATAACTAATAAAATTCATCCTCCCCCCGAGTGAAAATAGGCCCCCTCCCACCCATCCCGCCATGTCGACAACATCGTTTTCAATTCCAATGTCTATAGAAAACAAAAGGAACTAGTCTAAGATTTTCAAACCCTCATGATTAAATTCTGGAAATAGAGCATTCATGAATCATGGAGAATAGTACGCATGCTTCTTTTCTTGTCTTTGAAACATACTTCAATACGTCTGTACACTAGAAAAGAATCTTAACTGAACTTGATATTTTTCTACATGTTTAACTCATCTCAAACTAACAGCTAAGTCTATGTGgctaaaggaattaggaaaatggGGGCGTAGAGAGTGAAAGATACATTTTTCCTTAGTTCGATATGGAAATAGAGAAGggtggaaaaggaattggataAATCAACCTTCCTTCTGCTTTTAATAAACCGGAGTACCGGACCTCTAATGTTAGAAAGATATGGCAGGAATATATAAGCTCATCAGTCACTCGTTCTCTTCCCTCCCCTCCCATTGCCTTATAATTTTCTAACCAAAACATTTGCTATGAACTGGCAAATGGGGAGGGGCATATTAGTTAGTGCAATTAGTAGTATCTTGAGGAGAAAGATAAGTGAGTTAGTTAGAGGACTAGAGGAGTAATACTATTAATAAGAGAACATTAAGAAGGGATTGGTATATTGAAATATTGTTCAGTGAATTGGTTGAGGTTTTAAGAGTTCATTGGGAGAGAATCAAGCCTCTCGAATGCTTGAATATCTTTACCTTTTGCTGTAATTTCACTTCTttaatcaaaatcatcatcttcttccttgtaatttatcatttatgatgTCAAAGCTATGTTAATTCATAGcaaatggtatcagagcagataTTGTAAAAGAAATTGCAGATACTTTACTATTAAGTTTACGAACCTCAAACAAAATCAAGTGATTTGGAATGGAAGTATCCAAATATAAGCTTGTGCAGTTTGACACGTACCTTTCTTCCGCACTTCAGTTTTATGCGATGCAGCCCAAAGAATTTCGTGATAAGAGTATTTTCATGCATTTGTACATGATTATAATAAGATGGAAGCATTTTGAGGAAAACCTAGAGAACAAGTCAAAAAGTCAGGATCATGCACAAGTCAATAAGAAAAAGGAGCAAGAGACAAAAAGAATTCTTTAACCTTCAACTCAGGTTTTGTCAAAGTTTTGATCACATATCTATCATCATGCGACAGGTAAAACATACTGCCACTTTTTCCTTGAGAAGAAATCACTCTTAAACCATCATCACCACAGATTGACATCATGTAATCTGCAGCAATCAACTTAAACATTTCTCTCAAATTCCTGAAAACACAATTAAAATTTGTCACACTGAAACTGCAAAAAAGGGCAGGAAATTGAGACACAATATTTAAGGAGCCATACCCAAAAGAAAATCCGAATATAAACATATAAACTAAGCAACcttatttttccaagtaaagTCAATCCAAAGCTATTGAAACAAGAAGAAGCAATCGTCCAGAAAAATTAGGGAAGAAGCTGGTAAGTTTAGACAAATATGATCAGTGAATGGCAATCATTCGAATTACTAGTATTAAGCGTTTTCAAAAGCAAATATAGATTTCTTAATCCATGTTAATGTACCAAGGGTGGTAGTTTAGATTTTCGATAATTTTGAGACTGTCATCTTCtagtttcattattttactatttttgcTACTTACATATAAAGAAGCTTTCGGGTGTGTTTGTCTGACACTTGCATATTGTTGAAGttattcattttgcacaaaatGATAAGGGTACTTTTTTTTCCAATAACCCAAGTTACTAGGAGTGGAAATTGAATTAGCTATTAATCTAGATAGAAGCTTAGGCAAGAAAATAAGTTAATGAATGTGCTCAATTAATAAAGATCCTTATATCCTCAAAATCTATAACAAGTTCCCTTTCATCCCTATTTCAAACGAGATTCCTCTAATTTGAAGACAGAGGACAGTGGACTAATAAGATCCCAAAAAGAAAGACTAGTACttatttaaaatattatttcctGATTAGAATTATATTTATATGTTTTTCTGAACTTTTTATTATGAGTTGAAGAGAATAAGGTGATAATATGTTAAAATTAGGTTACTTGGATGTTAAAACCACAAATAGAACTTACACAGAAAAAAACACAGGTGCCACTGAACCCAATTCCTTATTGGTGCTTTACAGCTCTCGAGCAGCACAAACTTTGGAACCAAAAATAGGAGGGTCGCAACAATATGAATATtgcaaaaaaaagtaaaaagatTCTTTAATCTATATAAATATCCAATCAAATATCCTATCCAATTTTCAAGTGCTTTTTATTTGGTAAGAATAAATAGTCCGAGTAGCTTGTTATAACATGGATGAATGTCCATGCAGATCAGAAAACAATTCAAAACTTCTTTTCCCCATGATAAAGTTAGATGGTATATAAAATTGATCGATGGTAAAAGTTCCAAGAAGACACTTATTCAAACAGCAGAAACCAAACTTAATCTTTAAACAAAGACACACATTCATATCTGAAGCTTTACCAAGAACTGACCTGAAAACCATAGGGCAATAATCCTTCCAGTAAAAATCCAGTGAATAATGTGGAGGCGTGAGTTGAGAACCCTTTCTGGGAAAAAACATTTTTATTCTGGCCTGTTGAGCGAAATCAGTATATCTAACCTCACGAGCAGGAATTGGTGTTATCTTGCCAACGGTATACCTGATTTTCAAATTAAGAAATCGCTGAAAGTTCAACATAACACGCACGTAATATGCAAGCAGAAGCAATGAAAACATAACCGGTAAGCATGTAGAAGTTAGAGATTGAAGAAAAGCTATTGAGTATTTACCTGATACCAAGCTGCAGGTTAAGCATAAAATAATGGCTCTGGTTGCCTCTGGAAATCGTGATGCAAGAACGAATTTTGGAATCTTTAATAACAAATTTAATGGGATGCTTAACTTTGGAAaattttccatcacttttcctTATACGTTCGCTAATCAAGACACCTTGCATATATTCTCTTTCAAAAACTACATCACATTCCTCCAACCCATCATACTGATTAGCAGTTGATTTACAAATCAATCTACTAGAACTGTCATTGTGTGATAACTCTGGTGTAACTTCACCAAGTACAACGTCTCTGTCATTAGAAGCCCCAGATGAATTTTGACTTGAACTTCTCCTTGATTTACCACTATTAGAAACTATTTCAGAACTAGTACGATTCATCTTTGGCTCTGGTGTTTTATTCTTCTCTTCAAAAATCACGGATGTAGTTCGAGACAAACCACCTCTAAAGCTTCCATGATAACCTGCAGATTTGAACCACTTCTTCAGAGATACATGCTTACTTCCAGCAGGGTAAAATGATCCTCTTCCATCTTTTATCCCCCTACTCCAAGTTCCACAGTAACAGCCTCCATCAGCAAAGCGGTAAAAACCTGATCCATCCCGTAATCCATCCAACCAAGTACCATAGAACATATCACCATTTGCCCACTTTAAAAGCCCTCTGCCACACATCATCCCACCTTTCCAAGTACCAATGTATGCATTTCCTGTACTCCATACATACTTCCCACTTCCTTGACGGACACCTTCTTTCCACGAACCTTCATAAAAATCTGAAGTGGTGTATATTTTCTTTCCAAATCCGTCCTTGGTATTCATCCTCCATGCCCCATCATAAGTAGACCGGTCAGAAAAAATTGAAGTTCCTTGACCATGAAGATAACCACCAGAGAATTCACCCTCATAAATTGATCCTGAAGTCCAAGTAATACACCCCTGCCCTGTCATTTTTCCTTCCTCCCAATCACCCTCATAAATCGTCCCATCCGACCATGTATATTTCCCCGTACCATGAGGAATCATGCCAAAAATGTCACCACTATACACATCACCATTAGGAAACACCTTATCCCTTTGTCGTCTATACAACATAGCATAAAAACACGTATCAATACATGACAAGACCCATTAATAGTATTAAGAACCCGCAAAAAGGGAGAATCAAAAGCAGAACAGAAGAAATAACCTTTCTGTGTTCTCCATAACCAGCACACAATCGTGTCCGATAAACCAAATTAATCAACTTTTTGGACCTTCATTCAGCAACCTAGAGCAGATATTTAGAAAAGAGGTAATGTAAACTCAATCTAATGTCAATGAAAAACATTTTCAAAGCCAATTGTACACCGAGCTATTCgaaaaattttaagttaaaCCCATAAGCCACATTGTGTGGTGTACAAGCATTTGTAGTTACTTACAAACACAGAATCAGCCAACACTAGTTTTCCCAATGAACAACACCAACTTGAAATATTAATTCCAAAACAtccaataaatttacaattcTTGTAAATTAAAAACACTATGATTTAACTTTGACTCAAAAAACCGCATACACCCATAAAAAAAAACCcatataaaataaaacaaaaacaatacacgcataattaacaaaacaaCTCCATAATTAGCATTTAGCATATACCCAAAAACCCAACTAAACAATTCAGATTAGATAATCATCCGCAACAACTAAAAAAATTAGGTTGCATGGAAACATGAAACGGGAAACGGGAGCTTCTGAAATGGTAGGAAACGGGGACACGGATTTTAATGGAACTTAATTAGACAAGAAGGTAACACACTGCAAATGCATTTTTGTAAAATGAAAAATGTTGAATATCCCTACTGGAATCAAACCTTCCCAAACAAGCCACAAAAAATGATGGTGTTGAATGGCCAAAATCACTTACTTCGTTTATGAACATCCGAATCAAGATCTCTGTATACCATAATTTCCCACAATCTATAAGTTGGTTTATAATCCATTGCAAAAGTGTAAAAATTCCTACTGGAAGCAAAGAAaattccaacttttccaatgaCGATTCTGCAATTCATCAGTTAACACGCAATCCTACTTATTATGCTCTAATTTCGGTACTTATCCTTGTTGGATTTTTCAAATATTGTAATTGCCATTGTATTGAGAATGATAAAGCTAGAAATCATCCCTCTCCCGTGGCAATTTAAATCCATTTTCGTACAAATTATACCCAACACAAATACACTATTCAAAGTTGACAATCTTGGGATGCTTAACTGAATGACTTTAAGTATGAAATTGGACAACAAATCTTACCTGAGCGCCGGCGAAGAGCACCGTGCAAAGCTCCGGCGAAGAGCACCGTCAAATGGAGGAAGAAGGAATTTGCACTGTTATTTGACTGGTTTGATTAATTGAGTatgattgattttattttgggtATGGAATCTTTTTGCGGTTGGTATTTGATTGAAGTAATTATAGAATAGTTGTCTTTTTGTGTACTTTCTTCTGTTTAATTTTATTCCCACAAACAGTAACTGAAGACTAGACAACTAAGATAGGCAAATTATGGTCGTTGTGAATACTGCTTAACTTTGTCAATTTGTCAAATTACGGCAATTTTAATGAGAAGATACTTTGCTGAAAGTTACACCAATTACGACAATTTTAATGAGCCACTTTGAAAGTTGCATACAGCTTTtactaaaatttgttaaaacgATCAAACAAAATGAAAATCATGACCATTATAAAACCACACTTGGATGTCACGCAATCATCCAACAATTAAAAATCACCCTCGGCTATTTATCTGCTTACCTAATATTTTTCTCTAATTGATCTTCATATGTGTCTTATAGTAAGAGTTTTCTTGTGATGAGTGTCtcctcaatttttatttttcattattttcaCAAAAAAGTCAAATTAGAATCCctgcaatttttattttttatgcaaTTATTGGAAGACATTGAATAGGTGTTCTTTCGTGTTCTTGTTGTTTTACAATGTGTATAATCATGAGATTACATTATAAAAGAGATTCTCTTTATTGGGAGTGCTAGTTTATGACTTAGAGCAAGATTAATGGGATTTTGTTTTCTAACTTTCTTCACATGCCATGTTTGTATTCCACTATTATTATACTAGTTTTATATACACAcaatgcgtgcgaatataagaaacagatttgtgttattacgtttaaacctgaaataacatgtaaaataaataaattataaatgcgatgcgtgcgaatataagttACATAGATTCGAACGCATATAAACATATTGATTAAAATGataagaatttatttaaggggtTAGATTAATTCAAATGCTTCTTTGGGCTTTTCCTATTGGATAGGTTGTCATTATATTCTCTATTTTATAagtgtatagggtattttagtaattcaAGGGGACACCAAAGTGGATTTGCTAAAATAACCTCAcatcttcacttatataataaagATAATTACATTATTGCTAAGAGACTTAAGACTCGTTAAGATTCAATCAAATTTATCACTTCATCcatcaaatttttatttaatacttgTATATTAGTGTACCatttaggccctgtttagttcatcttatttcaggaccttgttacttatttcagattgaatcagataagtttagatcagattattattattattattattattattattattattattattattattattattattattattattattattattattattattattattattattattattattataatataataataataataataataataaagtcaaatattttacaaataattagtgggaagctgagatacaatctgggcccccacttctctggctatagcaaagcctatcctggtgaaaatatgagcagcaacacgagccccaatgtcctaagtcctagaaaacttctgaatccgcttcagcaacgcaacaacatccttatccagctcccccaaaaaagagaaatagaacggaagaaagccataaccaatggccctgcaacgtgcttcgtacttAACCCTCTTTCGAATAGCCGCATCAATCACAACCCGGCCCGGGACAAAgccagacaacccagattgTGTCAAATAAGAAgatcccgtcaagtcaacacacacatcacaacCCGATCCCAAAAATAGAGCAACACGCCTGCTGGTCGGAGAGCTCCATCGTTCCCTCCAGatagaccaatatcaacctctCTCCGCCCCGAAATCCCAAACCaataacaaacatcaacaagggtatcctgaaccacattatgccgatgtttaatacccacgatgccagcacatgacaccgcatgatcaccaaagatgtctcctgcaaagaccctggagcaagcagaacatggcgccgtaacagagaacaaaggaacccccaactggtaacacaacacacatcaGTAAGCCTTAACATTCATCGTCTGTCCCAAACCTGATATGGGGACTGCGCGGAGCCAAgcagaggtgtgatctccctgcTGCGATTTTCACAACGCCGACTGTCGAGGagataaagagaaggtggattctgcagatgcagtaacctttgtgaaatatatatctgccaatttcttcatgagtttaggggcagcgaccTCACTAGGGTTACTCAGAATGTCATACTCCACCGTTCTATTAAATAGAGTCAACACATCTTCAAATGCTCGACCAGGAATAACAATATCAACATCACTACAAAAAAAACGCGgcacattgtgacgctttttgggTCAAATTGCGACGGAAAATAGTGTCGCTATTTCACATAGCGACGCTTTGGTAAAGGGTCGCAattttcattgccgctatttaccgacgctttagagcgtcacaatttgcaaaaatatcgATGTATTTCGCAACCACTATTTTGGATATAAGGACTCTATAGGTAGTCgctatttaccgacgctttagagcgtcacaatttgcaaaaatatcgATGTATTTCGCAGCCACTATTTAGGATATAGGAACTCTATAGGTAGTCGCAATATTTAGACTAAAAAAAGCGTAACTATTTGCACGCTTATAGACGCATTTCTCCGCCACTATCCACCATATAGCGATGCTTTTCGCACCCGAAATATATAGACTCTTATTAGAGTCCCTATCTTTACTTTCGTACGAGTTCTCcccattccctccaaaataagttagaccctttggagcgtcacaatttccatcatattatttttttcatgtatatatatatcaatTAATCTAAAATCAGGAATTATCTATAAAAATTCATATTGACCATAGataatcataatcaaatacaaGTATTAACTTACTACGTACATTATCATAAAACAACATATATATATAACCACGTCATACTATACTTTGATTCATATATACTTAGCGATAACATAGTTAATTTAGAAGAAATGATAACAATTtatacattaaattaattcgcagagttttaaaacaaaaataactttctaactagcatcattttttctacaagatagtccaaaactaaataaaaacaacttcctGACTACGAACAAACTAATTATAGTAAACCTATCTTTATGCTAGCTTAGCTTCAAGATAACTTGTTCATCTCTTGATCTACATTTACTATTACCACTTAATCGtcaataatctgcaaagaaaatttaatatgtcaaatatatataaaaagctTTATGAACATATTTTAAAATCAAGGGAAAATTAACAACAATAATCCAAACTACTAGTGGtattctcaaaataatcataactgataattattcaaaatatataataccAATTATTAATTGCCCCTTCCCAAAATAGTCCCCCTTTACCTATAACCTTTCAATGCggtaactttaaaataaaatttaagtcAACAAATTAAAGTATCCTTTTAGATGGGTATTCAAGatgaacagaaaaaaaaaacccagacaaaatccaaACCTAggcagaactgatcagaactgatctgatcagaaatAATAAGAattgatctgatcagaactttCTTGTAAGAAAAGACAATGTTTTGCACTATGGAAGGTGTGAATGATGGTTTAGATTTGGTTACTTAGGGGTTTTAGGGGTTTTTCTATGTCAGGTTCCAAATTGTTTGGTTTTACTACAATGTTAGAACTAATGGATTGGAATTATGCAATATTTTTTTGTAGATCTTATTGATCTTattctaaaatgaaattatCATTAGTTGTGTTAAAATAATTTATACGACAATTCACTTTCACAGGGGGATTAGTTGCTTTGGTTTCTTACTTTCTAAAAGTCAGTGCAAAGCTTATACTACTATTTCTATTCAATTTTGTTAAGTTACTTCATAGAAGCCTACACCAGTAACACAGACAACTATATCCCACCTAATTACAGATTTTTTAGAATGGAATTAGAATGGGTTATAAGCAGATTAGCACCCTTCACACAGGCCCACAGCTATAAAGATTGTCAACAACAGAAGTATATCCTGCCTGCTGGTTAGTGAATCCCTGGTTTCATTAACTAGATGAAGATGTTAAATAGAAATGGGTAGATGTTGTCATCTTGACACTAAATGATGAACCTTTGGAACTGGGGGGAAGAGAAGCTGGATCATTAACTAGGTGAACTCAAGGAAAAATTATCCACGAGAATGGAAATATGACTAGTTATTAGTAGCATTACCTGGGGTTACTA
This Spinacia oleracea cultivar Varoflay chromosome 6, BTI_SOV_V1, whole genome shotgun sequence DNA region includes the following protein-coding sequences:
- the LOC110794751 gene encoding phosphatidylinositol 4-phosphate 5-kinase 7, encoding MENTERRQRDKVFPNGDVYSGDIFGMIPHGTGKYTWSDGTIYEGDWEEGKMTGQGCITWTSGSIYEGEFSGGYLHGQGTSIFSDRSTYDGAWRMNTKDGFGKKIYTTSDFYEGSWKEGVRQGSGKYVWSTGNAYIGTWKGGMMCGRGLLKWANGDMFYGTWLDGLRDGSGFYRFADGGCYCGTWSRGIKDGRGSFYPAGSKHVSLKKWFKSAGYHGSFRGGLSRTTSVIFEEKNKTPEPKMNRTSSEIVSNSGKSRRSSSQNSSGASNDRDVVLGEVTPELSHNDSSSRLICKSTANQYDGLEECDVVFEREYMQGVLISERIRKSDGKFSKVKHPIKFVIKDSKIRSCITISRGNQSHYFMLNLQLGIRYTVGKITPIPAREVRYTDFAQQARIKMFFPRKGSQLTPPHYSLDFYWKDYCPMVFRNLREMFKLIAADYMMSICGDDGLRVISSQGKSGSMFYLSHDDRYVIKTLTKPELKVFLKMLPSYYNHVQMHENTLITKFFGLHRIKLKCGRKVRFVVMGNMFYTELRIHRRYDLKGSSYGRFTDKEKINTNATMKDLDLKYEFYMDRSLRDALFEQIELDCMFLESQHIIDYSLLLGLHFRAPEHLKSFLELPEPSFDSENRSTTEGVMSIEGIAVPPTGLILVTHEPGSVTSAPGPHIRGSTLRAYSVGDKEVDLLLPGTGRLRVQLGVNMPALAKRKIQEDEPDSLEVELFEVYDVVLYLGIIDILQDYNLRKKMEHASKSVLIDSVSISVVEPKLYARRFIDFLEKVFPVR